One part of the Phycisphaerae bacterium genome encodes these proteins:
- the uvrA gene encoding excinuclease ABC subunit UvrA has translation MEPETIEIKGAREHNLKSVSLSLPRNALICFTGVSGSGKSSLAFDTLYAEGQRRYIESLSSYARQFMGQLQKPDCDLITGLSPSIAIQQKTTGWNPRSTVGTVTAIHDFLRVLYARIGVQHCTDCGRPISAQTVEQIIGSIYAYFGGADSEAGRRIMLLAPVARGQKGEFRDLFDDLVRAGFIRARVDGEVVSLTDQLSLEKNQRHDIEVVIDRLALRAESRSRLSEAIATAIRVGKGTLIVAAMDAPPPDSRGAGSSRRAPLDADRGPEAAGRGDERVYSSKYACIHCGISFEPPTPQLFSFNSPAGMCMTCDGLGEMFDFDPELLVPDPSLNFLTPCIAPMKSPPGKWRRHIYEGVARAIGFDLKTPWKDLPRKARDALLYGTGDRHITFEWRWSGGSWKHGDTFGGVIAELREKHRKAKATFIRDYYEKFMRRGPCTACNGSRLNPQAVGVRLAVSSAASEKAAKPAAGPNMVELCAMSVAEAYGALNRLSLTPVQALIAEDVLKEVRTRLEFLLNVGLHYLALDRTAPSLSGGELQRIRLAGQIGSGLTGVLYVLDEPSIGLHPRDNRKLLESLIRLRDMGNTVIVVEHDEETMRAADHIVDFGPGPGVRGGEVVASGVYEAIVGNPRSLTGKFLSGEESIAVPASRRPVKSRGPVSKPRRRQGKSSR, from the coding sequence ATGGAACCCGAAACGATCGAGATCAAGGGGGCGCGCGAGCACAATCTGAAGAGCGTGTCGCTCTCGCTTCCGCGCAACGCGCTCATCTGCTTTACCGGCGTCTCGGGCAGCGGCAAAAGCTCGCTGGCGTTTGACACACTCTATGCCGAAGGCCAGCGCCGATACATTGAATCGCTATCGAGCTATGCCCGCCAGTTCATGGGGCAGTTGCAGAAACCGGATTGCGATCTGATCACCGGGCTGTCGCCATCGATTGCCATTCAGCAGAAAACCACCGGTTGGAATCCGCGATCAACCGTCGGAACCGTGACGGCAATCCACGATTTTCTCCGCGTGCTCTATGCGCGTATCGGTGTTCAGCACTGCACCGATTGCGGGCGACCGATTAGCGCGCAGACAGTGGAGCAGATCATCGGCAGCATCTATGCCTATTTCGGCGGGGCCGATTCGGAGGCCGGCCGTCGAATCATGCTGCTGGCTCCAGTGGCGCGCGGGCAGAAGGGTGAGTTTCGCGACTTATTCGACGACCTGGTCCGAGCCGGATTTATACGGGCGCGAGTGGACGGGGAAGTCGTCTCATTGACCGATCAGCTCTCGCTCGAGAAGAACCAGCGCCACGACATCGAGGTTGTCATCGATCGATTGGCACTGAGGGCCGAGTCGCGATCGCGCCTGAGCGAGGCCATTGCAACCGCAATCCGCGTTGGGAAGGGTACGCTGATCGTGGCAGCCATGGATGCGCCTCCGCCGGATTCACGGGGTGCCGGATCAAGCCGCCGTGCGCCGCTCGACGCTGACCGTGGGCCGGAAGCGGCCGGTCGTGGCGACGAGCGAGTCTATTCGTCGAAGTATGCGTGCATCCATTGTGGCATTTCGTTTGAGCCGCCGACCCCGCAGCTTTTCTCCTTTAATTCGCCGGCCGGAATGTGCATGACCTGCGACGGATTGGGTGAGATGTTTGATTTCGATCCGGAGTTGCTCGTTCCGGATCCGTCGCTGAACTTTTTGACGCCGTGCATCGCCCCCATGAAATCGCCTCCGGGGAAATGGCGTCGACATATTTACGAGGGAGTCGCTCGAGCGATCGGGTTCGATCTGAAGACGCCGTGGAAGGATCTGCCCAGGAAGGCGCGCGACGCGCTGCTTTACGGCACGGGTGATCGGCATATCACCTTCGAATGGCGTTGGTCGGGCGGATCGTGGAAGCACGGCGACACCTTCGGCGGCGTCATCGCGGAGCTGCGGGAGAAGCACCGCAAGGCGAAGGCAACCTTCATTCGCGATTATTATGAGAAATTCATGCGCCGCGGCCCATGCACCGCCTGTAACGGTAGCCGGCTCAATCCGCAGGCGGTCGGTGTGCGTCTGGCGGTTTCGTCGGCGGCAAGCGAGAAAGCGGCGAAACCCGCCGCGGGGCCGAACATGGTCGAATTGTGTGCCATGTCGGTGGCGGAAGCATACGGGGCATTGAACCGGCTTTCACTGACGCCGGTTCAAGCTCTCATCGCGGAGGACGTGCTCAAGGAGGTGCGCACCCGATTGGAGTTCCTGCTCAACGTGGGGTTGCATTATCTCGCTCTCGATCGAACTGCGCCGTCGCTGAGCGGAGGCGAGTTGCAGCGCATCCGCCTGGCTGGTCAGATCGGATCCGGCTTGACCGGCGTGCTCTATGTCCTCGATGAACCGTCGATCGGGCTGCATCCGCGAGACAATCGGAAACTGCTCGAAAGTCTCATCCGGCTTCGCGACATGGGCAATACCGTGATCGTTGTTGAGCATGATGAGGAAACAATGCGAGCGGCTGATCACATCGTGGATTTCGGACCGGGCCCCGGCGTACGCGGCGGGGAGGTCGTCGCATCCGGTGTGTATGAAGCGATCGTTGGCAACCCGCGATCACTCACAGGCAAATTCCTTTCCGGCGAGGAATCAATCGCGGTTCCCGCCTCTCGAAGGCCGGTGAAGAGTCGCGGACCGGTCTCGAAGCCCCGCCGGCGCCAAGGCAAGTCAAGCAGATGA
- a CDS encoding response regulator → MTRKDTRILVLAEDGPDTAELISNLIMNIDADFAHVGSIEEAREAADSGDYDVVIAMSELPDGNGVELLDPEAGRIDAPVVLIDDELAADRLVQALRSGAADVLATPIDYGYLVDSVRRIVRQRHMGRQELIRTKRLRRLSSRLVKDRREMRKRVDLICNDIVTAYQRLAEKFVAVMEPGDSSSTGGDEFSLQGEE, encoded by the coding sequence ATGACACGCAAGGACACGCGTATTCTGGTATTGGCGGAGGATGGACCGGACACCGCCGAACTCATCTCCAATCTGATCATGAACATCGATGCCGACTTCGCACACGTCGGTTCAATTGAGGAAGCCCGCGAAGCGGCTGACTCCGGCGATTATGACGTCGTGATTGCGATGTCAGAACTTCCGGACGGCAACGGGGTCGAACTGCTTGACCCGGAAGCGGGCCGGATCGACGCGCCTGTCGTACTGATCGACGATGAACTCGCGGCCGATCGGTTGGTTCAGGCCCTGCGAAGCGGCGCCGCCGACGTACTCGCGACGCCGATTGATTACGGCTACCTGGTGGATTCGGTGCGCCGAATCGTGCGGCAGCGTCACATGGGGCGGCAGGAACTCATCCGGACAAAACGTCTGCGGCGGCTGTCGTCGCGGCTTGTCAAGGATCGTCGCGAAATGCGAAAGCGCGTCGATCTGATCTGCAACGATATCGTGACGGCCTATCAGCGGCTGGCGGAGAAGTTCGTCGCCGTGATGGAGCCGGGCGATTCATCGTCCACTGGCGGCGACGAATTCTCCCTTCAAGGCGAAGAGTAA